In one Bordetella pertussis 18323 genomic region, the following are encoded:
- a CDS encoding amidase — MNLNRISASEAARLLNRRDLTAEQLARACLARIEQREPEVQAWTALRPDAVLAAARELDRGPIRGVLHGLPLGVKDMFDTADLPTAYGSGIYQSHQPRADAAAVALCRDAGALVLGKTATTEFATYHPGPTRNPRNTAYTPGGSSSGSAAAVADDMVPLALGTQTAGSVIRPAAYCGVVGYKPSFGRISRAGLKSLAETLDTVGMFARSVDDVALLASALMRDARLRELRYDGTPRVAMFRSPQWRHTLPETRPAFERAARALSQAGAVVEELAPPPNEDCGLAQLHSDVMAYEAAQALAFERIHYPSQLSTKLAAMLEAGAALTAEQYLAHLAQAGQARAKVAEWLQRYDVLLAPSATGDPLFCRAWTLFGVPCVHLPFAQGPQGLPVGLQVVGGFRDDQRLLAIARWMNGVLAAD; from the coding sequence ATGAACCTGAATCGCATCAGCGCGTCCGAGGCCGCGCGCCTGCTGAATCGGCGCGACCTGACGGCCGAGCAATTGGCGCGGGCCTGTCTGGCTCGCATCGAGCAGCGCGAGCCGGAGGTCCAGGCCTGGACCGCGCTGCGTCCGGACGCCGTGCTGGCCGCCGCGCGCGAACTCGACCGTGGTCCGATACGCGGCGTGCTGCACGGCCTGCCGCTGGGCGTGAAGGATATGTTCGACACAGCCGATCTGCCCACCGCCTATGGGTCCGGCATCTACCAATCGCATCAGCCGCGCGCCGACGCCGCCGCGGTCGCGCTGTGCCGCGACGCGGGCGCGTTGGTGCTGGGCAAGACCGCCACCACCGAGTTCGCCACCTACCACCCCGGCCCCACGCGCAATCCGCGCAACACGGCCTATACGCCGGGCGGCTCGTCCAGCGGGTCGGCCGCGGCCGTGGCCGACGACATGGTGCCGCTGGCGCTGGGCACGCAAACTGCCGGCTCGGTGATACGGCCGGCCGCGTACTGCGGCGTGGTGGGCTACAAGCCCAGTTTCGGACGCATTTCGCGCGCCGGCCTGAAATCGCTGGCCGAAACGCTCGATACCGTCGGCATGTTCGCGCGCAGCGTCGACGACGTGGCCTTGCTGGCCTCGGCCTTGATGCGCGACGCGCGGCTGCGCGAATTGCGCTATGACGGCACCCCGCGCGTGGCCATGTTCCGCAGCCCGCAATGGCGCCATACCCTGCCCGAAACGCGTCCAGCGTTCGAGCGCGCCGCGCGCGCGCTTTCGCAGGCGGGCGCCGTCGTGGAGGAACTGGCGCCGCCGCCCAACGAGGATTGCGGGCTGGCGCAGCTGCATAGCGATGTGATGGCCTACGAGGCCGCGCAGGCGCTGGCTTTCGAACGCATCCACTACCCATCGCAACTGAGCACCAAGCTGGCGGCGATGCTGGAGGCCGGCGCCGCGCTGACCGCCGAGCAATACCTGGCCCACCTGGCGCAGGCGGGGCAGGCGCGCGCGAAAGTGGCCGAATGGCTGCAGCGCTACGACGTGCTGCTGGCGCCCAGCGCTACCGGCGATCCGCTGTTCTGCCGGGCCTGGACCTTGTTCGGCGTACCGTGCGTGCACCTGCCGTTCGCGCAAGGGCCGCAAGGCTTGCCGGTGGGGTTGCAGGTCGTGGGAGGGTTTCGCGACGACCAGCGCCTGCTGGCGATCGCGCGCTGGATGAATGGCGTGCTGGCGGCGGATTGA